A part of Ignavibacteriales bacterium genomic DNA contains:
- a CDS encoding PHP domain-containing protein, with the protein MADIVDLHIHTNHSDGYYTPKEIVDFARRHEVEIISITDHDNLAAIKEAQAYGKQFGVEVIPGLEISSDVRDKEIHILAYLFDVDNEELGRYLLFFRQERVKRAVRMVEKLNEFGLPLEIEDVLSIAKNSAVGRPHVAQALVAKGLVSSYFEAFYKYIGNGCPAYEKKVHLSPQSAFKIISDAGGLSFIAHPGNMSEALIKELIDDGVDGIEVVHPSHSAQLVKYYKGIVNEYFLLESGGSDFHGGKREDEKSFGKFTVTRSIVTAMQRRLSRSNK; encoded by the coding sequence ATGGCTGACATAGTTGATTTACATATTCACACCAATCATTCCGATGGTTACTACACACCAAAAGAAATTGTTGACTTTGCAAGAAGGCACGAAGTAGAAATAATAAGTATCACCGATCACGATAACCTTGCTGCTATTAAAGAAGCCCAGGCTTATGGAAAGCAATTCGGGGTTGAAGTAATTCCCGGCTTAGAAATAAGCTCAGATGTAAGAGACAAAGAAATTCATATTCTTGCTTATTTATTTGATGTTGACAATGAAGAACTTGGTCGTTATCTCCTCTTTTTCCGGCAGGAGAGAGTCAAACGCGCCGTAAGGATGGTGGAAAAACTAAACGAGTTCGGATTGCCTCTTGAAATTGAGGACGTTCTTTCAATTGCGAAAAACTCAGCGGTTGGAAGACCTCACGTTGCACAGGCATTAGTAGCAAAAGGACTTGTTAGTTCATACTTCGAAGCGTTTTATAAATATATCGGAAATGGCTGTCCCGCTTACGAAAAAAAAGTCCATCTTTCACCTCAAAGCGCTTTTAAAATTATAAGCGATGCCGGAGGTTTATCTTTCATTGCTCATCCCGGGAACATGAGTGAAGCTTTAATAAAAGAATTGATTGATGATGGTGTTGATGGGATTGAGGTGGTTCATCCATCTCATTCAGCTCAACTCGTAAAATACTATAAAGGGATAGTTAATGAATATTTTCTTTTGGAAAGCGGCGGTTCAGATTTCCATGGGGGCAAAAGAGAAGATGAAAAAAGTTTCGGCAAGTTCACAGTAACCCGATCTATTGTTACTGCAATGCAAAGAAGACTTTCGCGCAGCAATAAATAA
- a CDS encoding ROK family protein, translating to MGGTKILASAVNSSDGIIASIKYATDLSKGSRGYIKNIVSIIKDVIKKGNIQEGNVAAVCLGVPGAVNPHTGIIAIAPNLGLKNFNIKEKLQALIPFPVLIENDVNLGALGIKYSGIGKEAKNLLAVFLGTGIGGGLIINGKIYRGSGFVAGEIGHIVVDKNGPVCGCGNKGCFEALASRTAIANKIISDLKKSKQKTSLNIHLKPGEKLKSKALAAAIKKKDKVVIKNITEACQTIGIVLSGIANTMNFDMIVLGGGLIEALDYFMLPLIKEEFNKHVMKATAKGLKIVASSLGDDAAIYGGIALAEEFVGVKV from the coding sequence ATGGGGGGGACGAAAATTCTTGCAAGTGCAGTTAACTCTTCTGATGGAATTATTGCAAGCATAAAGTATGCAACAGATTTGAGTAAGGGCAGCCGGGGATATATCAAAAATATCGTATCTATAATTAAGGATGTAATCAAGAAGGGAAATATTCAAGAAGGAAATGTTGCAGCCGTGTGTTTGGGTGTACCCGGTGCAGTGAACCCGCATACTGGTATTATTGCGATTGCCCCAAATCTTGGATTAAAAAATTTTAATATTAAAGAAAAACTGCAAGCGTTAATTCCATTTCCTGTTTTGATTGAAAATGACGTTAATCTTGGAGCTCTCGGCATTAAATATTCGGGGATTGGCAAAGAAGCAAAAAATTTACTCGCCGTGTTTTTAGGCACCGGAATAGGTGGAGGATTAATTATTAATGGTAAAATATATCGCGGCTCCGGTTTTGTCGCAGGAGAAATCGGGCATATTGTTGTTGATAAAAATGGACCCGTTTGCGGCTGCGGGAACAAAGGATGTTTTGAAGCATTAGCAAGCCGCACAGCAATTGCAAATAAAATTATTTCTGATTTGAAAAAAAGTAAGCAAAAAACTTCATTAAATATTCATCTCAAACCCGGTGAAAAATTAAAATCCAAAGCACTCGCCGCAGCAATTAAGAAAAAAGACAAAGTTGTTATTAAAAACATTACAGAGGCTTGCCAAACTATTGGAATCGTGCTATCGGGAATTGCAAACACGATGAACTTCGATATGATTGTTTTAGGGGGAGGTTTGATTGAAGCCCTTGATTATTTTATGCTTCCTCTGATCAAAGAAGAATTTAATAAACACGTAATGAAAGCTACTGCAAAAGGGTTAAAGATTGTTGCGAGTTCACTCGGCGATGATGCAGCAATTTATGGGGGAATTGCTCTTGCAGAAGAATTTGTCGGGGTAAAAGTTTAG
- the rsmA gene encoding 16S rRNA (adenine(1518)-N(6)/adenine(1519)-N(6))-dimethyltransferase RsmA, which produces MYKFTPLKRFGQNYLKDENILNKIVQTIDPQRADSIIEIGPGTGALTKKIIDKTANFIAVEIDNRVIDQLKSEFSNINLINADFLKLDLNSFSSKTRPPFRIVGNIPYNLTSPIIFKIIENRDIIRDAVFMIQLEVAERMNAKIGTKEYGILAVILNHFADVKLCFKVSPNVFYPKPKVYSAVVKIVMKESGMNDRSAQIFIKTVKAAFGKRRKTLRNSLKSSIFENIDFTNCGIDLGLRAEQLSIADFIKLSEYVSKNISQNTWINKINISVNE; this is translated from the coding sequence ATGTATAAATTTACTCCGCTTAAACGATTTGGGCAAAATTATTTAAAGGATGAAAACATCCTGAATAAGATTGTTCAAACAATTGATCCACAGCGAGCAGATTCTATAATTGAAATTGGTCCGGGCACAGGTGCCCTTACAAAAAAAATTATTGATAAGACTGCTAATTTTATTGCTGTTGAAATTGATAACAGAGTGATAGATCAACTTAAGTCTGAGTTCTCAAATATTAATTTGATCAATGCTGATTTTCTGAAACTTGACCTTAATTCTTTTTCCAGTAAAACTAGACCTCCTTTCCGAATAGTTGGAAATATTCCTTACAATCTTACTTCCCCAATCATTTTTAAAATAATAGAGAATAGAGATATTATTCGTGACGCTGTTTTCATGATACAACTTGAAGTGGCAGAAAGAATGAACGCAAAAATCGGTACGAAAGAATACGGCATTCTCGCAGTGATATTGAATCACTTTGCCGATGTCAAGCTGTGCTTTAAAGTTTCACCAAATGTTTTCTATCCTAAACCGAAAGTTTATTCAGCTGTAGTAAAAATTGTGATGAAAGAATCCGGGATGAACGATAGAAGCGCTCAAATATTTATCAAAACAGTCAAAGCTGCTTTTGGTAAAAGAAGAAAAACTCTGCGTAATTCACTTAAGAGCAGTATATTTGAAAATATTGATTTTACAAACTGCGGAATAGATTTAGGTCTTCGGGCTGAACAACTTTCAATCGCTGACTTTATCAAACTTTCAGAGTATGTATCCAAAAATATTTCTCAAAATACCTGGATCAACAAAATAAATATTTCAGTTAATGAATGA
- a CDS encoding phosphatase PAP2 family protein yields the protein MNEIKSFLKKLKAYDLVVIAFYIFLTILHLIFYDKILNSSGWIVINAGIVSLAFLLAFLEDRYANRVWRILHYWYIAPLIMLTFKELYYMIKPIRGMDYDFLFINIDRFLFGGDPTKFFYHLANPFLTEILQIVYGSFYLLPIILCLSLLRKKRYVATDFALFSVVYGFFLSYLGYYLLPGIGPRFTLHDFNSVNQALPGLYLTNFLREVVNAGESIPAGTINPADLVQRDVFPSGHTMITLIVIYLSIKLKSRSRYFFIPVGSLLIFSTVYLWYHYVIDLIAGALFMMFAMWSGKYIFNWWRRKIYKEEFEYLKH from the coding sequence ATGAATGAAATAAAATCCTTCTTAAAAAAATTAAAAGCTTACGATCTTGTTGTAATTGCTTTCTACATTTTTCTAACTATTCTGCATTTGATTTTCTATGATAAAATTTTGAATTCGAGTGGTTGGATTGTTATAAATGCAGGAATCGTTTCGCTGGCATTTCTATTAGCCTTTCTGGAAGATCGCTATGCAAACAGGGTTTGGCGAATACTTCATTATTGGTACATCGCTCCTTTAATCATGCTTACCTTCAAAGAACTTTACTATATGATCAAGCCTATACGCGGTATGGATTATGATTTTCTTTTTATTAATATTGACAGATTTCTTTTTGGCGGTGATCCAACTAAATTTTTCTATCACCTCGCAAACCCCTTCCTTACAGAAATACTTCAGATAGTTTATGGAAGTTTTTATTTGCTTCCAATTATTTTATGTCTTTCGCTTCTTCGAAAGAAAAGATATGTCGCAACAGACTTCGCACTTTTTTCGGTAGTCTATGGATTTTTCCTTTCCTACCTTGGCTATTATTTACTTCCTGGAATCGGTCCAAGATTTACATTGCACGATTTCAATTCAGTAAATCAAGCACTGCCTGGATTATATTTAACTAATTTTTTGCGCGAGGTTGTGAATGCAGGTGAATCAATTCCTGCCGGAACAATCAATCCGGCTGATTTAGTTCAGCGTGATGTTTTTCCAAGCGGGCATACTATGATCACTTTAATCGTAATCTATCTATCAATTAAACTTAAAAGCAGAAGCAGATATTTTTTTATCCCGGTAGGTTCGCTTCTGATTTTTTCTACTGTTTATTTATGGTATCACTATGTAATTGATTTGATTGCCGGAGCTCTATTTATGATGTTTGCCATGTGGTCGGGTAAATATATTTTTAATTGGTGGCGAAGGAAAATTTACAAAGAAGAGTTTGAGTATTTGAAACATTAA
- the ubiE gene encoding bifunctional demethylmenaquinone methyltransferase/2-methoxy-6-polyprenyl-1,4-benzoquinol methylase UbiE → MMSDKKTKVKYIFDSIAFRYDFLNHLLSFGTDVYWRKKALRLTKFSADAILLDIACGTGDFGIEASKFGIKNIFGADLSFNMLQLFNKKSDWIKGRNFQMAAENIPLKNNSVTNITVAFGVRNFYDIQKGFDSFYRVLKDGGKVTILEFRMPTNKFFKSLYKFYFKKILPKIGGIISGNKAAYDYLPSSVEEFDEKIKMPELLKVSGFRKINSYNLTFGIVQVIVAEK, encoded by the coding sequence ATTATGTCTGATAAAAAAACTAAAGTAAAATATATTTTTGATTCGATAGCTTTTCGATATGATTTTCTAAATCATCTTCTAAGTTTCGGGACAGATGTTTACTGGCGCAAAAAAGCGTTAAGGTTAACGAAATTTTCTGCTGATGCTATACTGCTTGATATTGCGTGCGGCACAGGTGACTTTGGAATTGAAGCCTCCAAATTTGGTATCAAAAATATTTTCGGCGCCGATCTTTCATTTAATATGCTTCAACTATTCAACAAAAAGAGTGATTGGATAAAGGGACGAAACTTTCAAATGGCTGCCGAAAATATCCCGTTGAAAAATAATTCTGTTACAAATATTACAGTAGCTTTTGGTGTTAGAAATTTTTATGACATTCAAAAAGGATTTGATTCTTTCTATCGTGTGTTAAAGGATGGAGGTAAAGTAACTATTCTTGAATTCAGAATGCCAACGAATAAATTCTTCAAAAGCCTCTACAAATTTTATTTTAAAAAAATTCTTCCGAAAATAGGAGGGATCATTTCCGGAAATAAAGCTGCCTACGATTATCTTCCTTCATCAGTAGAAGAATTTGATGAGAAAATAAAAATGCCGGAACTGTTAAAAGTTTCCGGCTTCAGAAAAATTAATTCTTATAATCTGACTTTTGGAATTGTTCAGGTAATTGTTGCTGAGAAATAA
- the rdgB gene encoding RdgB/HAM1 family non-canonical purine NTP pyrophosphatase: MKEILFATKNKGKLREVRQIAINSELLILSLNDFPDIPDVLETGNSFEENAIIKAKEYFNIFKLPCLTDDSGLMVEQLNNQPGIFSARYAGVNATDEDNNRKLISELNSFSEPHKAKYYCVAVYADDSNIITDHGEILGTITNYPKGKNGFGYDPYFIPEGYDCTMAELDADTKNKISHRFQAFNKLFNRLKSEGVIK, encoded by the coding sequence TTGAAAGAAATTCTATTCGCTACAAAGAATAAAGGCAAGCTTCGCGAAGTAAGACAAATTGCAATTAATAGTGAATTATTAATTTTGTCTTTAAATGATTTTCCAGATATTCCCGATGTTTTAGAGACTGGAAATAGTTTTGAAGAAAATGCAATCATTAAAGCCAAAGAATATTTTAACATTTTCAAACTACCCTGTCTTACTGATGATTCAGGGTTAATGGTGGAACAGTTAAATAATCAACCGGGGATTTTTTCAGCAAGATATGCCGGAGTAAACGCAACTGATGAAGACAATAACAGAAAATTAATTTCAGAATTAAATTCATTTTCTGAACCTCACAAAGCGAAGTATTATTGTGTTGCAGTTTACGCTGATGATTCGAATATTATAACTGATCATGGAGAAATTTTAGGAACGATTACCAATTATCCAAAAGGAAAGAATGGATTCGGTTACGATCCTTACTTTATCCCTGAAGGATATGATTGTACGATGGCAGAATTAGATGCTGATACAAAAAACAAAATCAGTCATCGCTTTCAGGCTTTTAATAAACTTTTTAATAGGCTAAAATCAGAAGGAGTTATAAAGTGA